The sequence below is a genomic window from Actinokineospora baliensis.
GCGCGTCGGGAAGCGTGGATGCGCCAGGTGATCGCGGAGACAAGAGGCACGTGTGCCGCCGTCATCGGCTCGTACCACGCGGCGGGGCTACTGGGCGGCGACGAGATCGCCCAAGAGCCGGCCAGCTCGCGCGAGACGATCACCTCGCTCGTGCCGTACACCTTCGCCATGCTCGACGAGCGTTCCGGGTACCCGGCGGGCATTCGTGATCCCGAGTGGCAGCAGGCTGTCTTGTCCGCGGCCGGTGATCCCGCCGAGGTGGAAGCCGCCGCGGCGAGCGTGATCGTGCGGATCTGCGTCAGGGTGCGCGAGCTCGGCCACCACGCCGGGCCCGCCGAAGCCCGCGAGGCGCTCCGACTCGCCGTCGACCTCGCGCGGCTGCGCGGACTTCCCGCTCCCGGCCGGGGCGAGGTGGTCGAGGCCGTGCAGACCGTGCTGACGCACGCCGAACCCCTGGGGCGTGGCCGGGTTGTCGCCAAAGCCGCCGGGGATGTCCTGGTCGGGCGGCGCACGGGCGGCCTCGCACCGGGTACGCCCAGGTCCGGTTTGGCGCCCTCGGTGGAGGCACTGCTCGCCCAACTGCGACTTCCCGGCCCGGCCGACCGAGACCCGGCAGATCTCCGCCTGGATCCGCTGCGCTCCGAGCGGGACGCGCGCCGCGAGGTCACCCTGCACAGACTCGCCCTGCTCGGCGTGCCGTACGGGGAGCCGACAGCCACCACGGGAGTCGGCGGCGCCGATGCGCTCACCACCCGCTGGCGGGCCACCTGGACCCCGGCCACCGCGGCAACCCTCCCCGTCGCCGGGCTGTGGGGCCCGACGCTGGCCCTCGCCGCCGGAGGCCGACTCGGCGCGCGGCGAGCCGATCGCGACGGTCACACCGCCCAAGACGTCGTCACCGACCTCGCCGACGCCGCGCGCTGCGGGCTCGACGACGTGCTCGCCGACATCCTCACCGACGCCGCCACCATCCTCCCCGCCTCGGCGACCCTGCCCGACCTGCTCTCCGCGCTGGACCTGCTCGACCGCCTCCGCGCGGGCCACCTGCCCGGCATCACCGGCGACCCGGTACCGCCGGACCTGCCGCGCGCGCTGGAAACCGCCGCTGTGGCGCAACTCGACGGTCTGGCGGGCTCGCAGTCCCCGGCCGACGCCCGATCCCTGGTCGAACTCGGGCAACGCCACGACGCCCACGGCACCGGTCTGCGCCTCGGCGTGGCTCTGCGCGGCCTCACCGACCACGGCGCCCCGCTGATCGCGGGTGCCGCGGGGGCGACCAGAGTCCTGCTCGGCCTCCTCCCGCCCCAGGACCTGGGCGACCGTGCGGCCTCTCTCACCGACAACGCCACCACCGCGTCCGGCCGCGACACGCTGCGCGGGTTCCTCACCGGTGTGCTCGCCGCCGCGGAACCGCTGCTGGAGGCGCCGGAAGCTCTGACGCCGCTGCTCGACCGCGTCGCGACCCTCACCGACCGCGAGTTCCTCGACCGGCTCCCCGCCCTGCGCGCCGCGTTCGCCACGGTCGGCCCTACTCCCAGGCAGCGCATCACCGCCGTCGTCGAGCAGCACACCGGCACCCGGATCGACACCGCGCACGACCCCGAGTTGTTGGCCCGCTGGGTCCGCGCCGAGCGGGCCGCCCTCGACGTCCTCGCCGCACACGGCCTGCGACCGGGCGCACCGGTCACACCGATCCCCGCTGAGTCCGAGCAGCGGGCCAGGGCGGGCGACATCGACCCCACGACCCGGTGGCGGCTGGTGTTGGGATCGCGCGATGAGCAGACCGATGGCGCGAGCAGGCGGTACGCCGCGGCACTGGACGAACTGTACGGAATGGACAGTGGAGAGGGTGCCGACCGGCACGGGGTCGGGGCGGGCCGGGGCACGCCGTTCCCGAACGCCCGCGACTGGTCGGTCGAACTCGGCGAGCTGTTCGGCGAGCGCGTCCGCGAGGAGGTCTTGGCCGCGGCGGTCGAAGGCGGTCGGGTGGAAGCCGCCCTGCACCTCGACCCCGATGCCGTGCGCCCGTCGGTCGAACTGCTGCGCGACGTGCTGTCCCTCGCCGGTGGTCTCCCCGAGGCCACCCTGGCGCGGTTGCGGCCCCTGGTCGCCCGCATGGTGCGGGAACTGGCCGCGCAGCTCGCCGTCCGGCTGCGGCCCGCGCTGACCGGGATCCAACTCCCCGTGCCCAGCAGACGTCCAGGTGGTGGCCTCGACCTGCAGCGCACAGTGCGCGCCAACCTCGGCACCGCTCGCCGGGGTGCCGATGGTCGGGTGGTGGTCCTGCCGGACAAGCCCGTTTTCCGCACCCGCGCCCGCCGGACCAGCGACTGGCGGCTGGTGCTCGTCGTCGACGTGTCCGGCTCGATGGAGGCCTCCACCGTGTGGTCGGCGCTCACCGCCGCCGTGTTCGCGGGCGTCCCCTCGCTGACCACCCACTTCCTCGCCTTCTCCACCGAGGTCATCGACCTGTCCGAGCACGTGGCGGACCCGCTCGCGCTGCTGGTGGAGGTGCGGGTCGGTGGCGGCACCGACATCGCGGGCGCCCTCCGGCACGCCCGCACCCTGGTGGCGGTGCCCGAACGCACCATGGTGGTCGTGGTGAGCGACTTCGAGGAGGGCGGGCCGGTCGGTCCCCTCTTCGCTCAGGTCAAGGAGTTGGTGGCGGCCGGGGTCACCGTCCTCGGGTGCGCCAGCCTCGACGACACCGGTACCGCCAGGTACTCGGCCGCGATCGCGGGTGGGCTCGTCGCCGCCGGGATGCCGGTGGCGGCGTTGAGCCCGCTGGAGTTGGCGCGGTGGGTGGGGGAGAAGGTGCGCGGATGACCCTTCCGCCGGTGGCACCCGCGGTGGTGCCGGACGTGTTGGACGCCTTGCCGCCTCGGTTGCGCAAGCGGATCGACGGTGCGCTCGAGCGGGCGAGCACGTGGGTGGTCGAGGCCACCGAATCGGGCGCGCGGGCGGTGCTCGACGCCGACACGACACTGACGTGGACGCTCCACAGTGGAGTGTTGATCGCTGCCGACGACCTGGTGTGCGGTTGTTTGCTCGCGCCCAAGTGCCTGCACCGCGCGGTGGCGGTCGCCGCTGTCCCCGTGGGCGACGTGGGTGCTGTGGACGATGTGCCTGTCGCCGTCGAGGAAGCCCCTGTCGCCCAAGGGGATCCGATCCGCGATGAGGAACGTGCGGCTGCCGTGGTGCTGTGGGCGGCGTGCGCGGAGGTGCTCCGGGTTGGGGTGACCGCGAGCGGTGCTGTGGTGCGCGGTGAGGTCTTGCGCGCGGTGCACAGCGCGCGGATCGCGGGTCTGCACCGCGCGGCGGCGGGTGGTGTCCGGATCGCGACCGGGCTCGCCGAGGCCAAAGCGGGGGCATCGTCCTTCGACCGGGAGACCTTGGCCGACGACCTCGTCGAGGTGATGCTGCTGTGCCACGACCTGCGCGACGGCGTTGGTGACCCGGTCCTGCTGCGGGGGACCGCGCGGCGCGAGTACCAGCCGATCGGGTCGCTGCGGTTGTACGGCTTGTGCACCGAGGCGATCGTCTCCGACACCGGACATGCCGGTGTCGTCACCCACCTGGTAGACGCGCAACGGTCACTGTGGACGGTCAACGCCGTGCTGCCGGGTGGTCAGGAGCGGGTGGCTGTCGCGGCGAACGGGCCGGTCGCGCTGGGGGAGACCGGGCTGACGCACCGGGAACTCGGCCGTGCGGGTCTGGTGCTCACCGGGGCCACCGCCTCCGCCGACCGCAGGCTGGGCGCGGGCAGCGGCGTCCGCGCTGTCGCCGCCGCGGGCGGCGGGTGGGACGAGCCGCCCGTCTCCGAGTTGTGGGAAGAGCCGCTGGCCGCCCAACTCGCCCGCGAAGACCTCTTGTTCCTGTCCGGCACCGTCGTCGGGGCGACCTCCACGGCCCTCCGCTTGCGACTGGCCACCGGCGACATCAACCTCCTCGGTGCCACCGAAGCCGCCCGCGACAACCTGCGCCTACTGGCCGAACGCCCGGGTATGTCCCTGCGGGTGATCGCCCGCCTGGCGCCGGACCAACCCACGACCGCGGTCGCCATCGCCGCCTTGGCTCCCCTGCACCGCCCAGGTCACGTCGACCTCACGCTGGACCGCTTGCAACGCGCCCACCTGCCCGACGGGGAACCCGGCACCCCGCTGCCCGCAGCACGGCCCGAACCAACCCCGTCGAGCCTGGTCGCGACCGTCGTCCA
It includes:
- a CDS encoding DUF5682 family protein, producing the protein MLEELVAHRVPHLIGVRHHSPALAAVVPALLAAAEPDVVLIELPEELGEWLPHLADPGLVAPVALSGADRDGGGLAFYPFADFSPELAAIRWAYRAGVEVKTCDLPLSRHGDGYRRRQARPTPLSDALRGKVTGRDGDDLWDRLVEAAAPGQSPEAVRRAALFVGWAMRAEGPVDPFDARREAWMRQVIAETRGTCAAVIGSYHAAGLLGGDEIAQEPASSRETITSLVPYTFAMLDERSGYPAGIRDPEWQQAVLSAAGDPAEVEAAAASVIVRICVRVRELGHHAGPAEAREALRLAVDLARLRGLPAPGRGEVVEAVQTVLTHAEPLGRGRVVAKAAGDVLVGRRTGGLAPGTPRSGLAPSVEALLAQLRLPGPADRDPADLRLDPLRSERDARREVTLHRLALLGVPYGEPTATTGVGGADALTTRWRATWTPATAATLPVAGLWGPTLALAAGGRLGARRADRDGHTAQDVVTDLADAARCGLDDVLADILTDAATILPASATLPDLLSALDLLDRLRAGHLPGITGDPVPPDLPRALETAAVAQLDGLAGSQSPADARSLVELGQRHDAHGTGLRLGVALRGLTDHGAPLIAGAAGATRVLLGLLPPQDLGDRAASLTDNATTASGRDTLRGFLTGVLAAAEPLLEAPEALTPLLDRVATLTDREFLDRLPALRAAFATVGPTPRQRITAVVEQHTGTRIDTAHDPELLARWVRAERAALDVLAAHGLRPGAPVTPIPAESEQRARAGDIDPTTRWRLVLGSRDEQTDGASRRYAAALDELYGMDSGEGADRHGVGAGRGTPFPNARDWSVELGELFGERVREEVLAAAVEGGRVEAALHLDPDAVRPSVELLRDVLSLAGGLPEATLARLRPLVARMVRELAAQLAVRLRPALTGIQLPVPSRRPGGGLDLQRTVRANLGTARRGADGRVVVLPDKPVFRTRARRTSDWRLVLVVDVSGSMEASTVWSALTAAVFAGVPSLTTHFLAFSTEVIDLSEHVADPLALLVEVRVGGGTDIAGALRHARTLVAVPERTMVVVVSDFEEGGPVGPLFAQVKELVAAGVTVLGCASLDDTGTARYSAAIAGGLVAAGMPVAALSPLELARWVGEKVRG